From a single Intestinibaculum porci genomic region:
- a CDS encoding AAA family ATPase — protein MNSQVSLCLYINEVSLYTRPRRFGKSMNMSMLYYFFSIKEKDNAHLFDHLKITAEKEAMKHQNRYPVINLSLKTMIDDTFELNLKSYQNLISNYLGTHLELLDLKNLDEYDRMRLKELREQRADVTLLKDSLRLLTECLYKYWVCTFSYGVGCTQLIPKY, from the coding sequence ATGAATTCGCAGGTATCCTTGTGCCTATATATCAATGAAGTCTCATTATATACAAGACCACGACGTTTTGGAAAATCAATGAATATGAGTATGCTCTATTATTTCTTTAGTATCAAAGAAAAAGACAATGCCCATTTGTTTGATCATTTAAAAATCACTGCTGAGAAAGAAGCAATGAAGCATCAGAATCGTTATCCAGTGATCAATTTATCATTAAAGACGATGATCGATGATACGTTTGAATTGAATTTGAAATCGTATCAAAACCTCATTTCTAATTATTTGGGCACGCATCTTGAATTACTTGATTTAAAAAACTTAGATGAATATGATCGAATGCGACTTAAGGAGCTTCGCGAACAAAGGGCTGATGTGACACTGCTTAAGGACTCATTAAGATTATTAACAGAATGTTTATACAAATATTGGGTCTGTACTTTTTCCTATGGAGTAGGTTGTACACAATTAATTCCAAAATATTGA
- a CDS encoding ISL3 family transposase: MDYTQLAINTQSKNTIIDDGYLKIPNTLTGFINTDTEIEDDPKKADHKIIVYKGIQTVSDEDRICECCGAHMYKNMICAPTRIKHFSYGPTSTVVEVSLNQMQCTNPECNATKMQGVPFKSKHHRITKALEEFIEKLLGRASFTLKSISELTGVGKNIVKAIDLRRLKRLYTVDGKTLRKPQKFCKYLGIDEFKLHNGYKYATHIIDMETGNVLWIARGKSKQVVYDFIDYVGEEWMDHVEAIGCDMNSDFEEAFEERCTHIQPVFDYFHIVKNMNEKLINEIRKDEQARLIAEGNMEAAKHLKKSKHVLCSKKATRDRKDEAAQKGIVKQKKSDLFNLPEIKAIGGWNDKFDLLIKENELLFKADLIKEKITAAYQEDHEWKMAKQIIEIIDLCNETKNEHFIWFANLLSNHFEGIIAHATIKITSSKIEGINNRIKTIRRMGYGYPDDEYFFLKIIDMSRRNPL, from the coding sequence ATGGATTATACACAATTAGCTATTAACACTCAATCTAAAAATACAATCATTGATGATGGATATCTGAAGATTCCTAACACATTAACTGGGTTTATTAATACTGACACTGAAATTGAAGATGATCCTAAGAAAGCCGATCACAAGATCATTGTCTATAAGGGCATTCAGACTGTTTCGGATGAGGATAGAATCTGTGAGTGCTGTGGTGCTCACATGTACAAGAACATGATCTGCGCTCCTACAAGAATCAAGCACTTCAGCTACGGCCCAACAAGCACGGTTGTGGAAGTCAGCCTTAATCAGATGCAGTGTACAAATCCTGAATGTAATGCTACAAAGATGCAGGGTGTTCCATTCAAGTCAAAGCACCATCGCATTACTAAGGCTCTTGAAGAATTCATTGAAAAGCTCCTCGGCAGAGCCTCATTCACTCTTAAGAGCATCTCAGAGCTTACAGGAGTTGGTAAGAATATTGTTAAGGCCATTGACCTTAGAAGACTAAAGAGACTCTATACCGTTGATGGAAAAACTCTTAGAAAGCCGCAAAAGTTCTGCAAATACCTTGGAATTGATGAATTCAAGCTTCATAACGGCTACAAGTATGCCACTCACATCATTGATATGGAAACAGGAAATGTTCTCTGGATCGCCAGAGGAAAGTCTAAGCAGGTTGTCTATGACTTCATTGACTATGTCGGTGAGGAATGGATGGATCATGTTGAGGCCATCGGCTGTGACATGAACAGCGACTTTGAGGAAGCGTTTGAGGAAAGATGTACTCATATACAGCCTGTTTTTGACTACTTTCATATTGTAAAGAACATGAATGAAAAGCTGATCAATGAAATCAGAAAGGATGAGCAGGCACGTCTTATCGCTGAAGGAAATATGGAAGCTGCTAAGCATCTTAAGAAGTCTAAGCACGTTTTATGCTCAAAGAAGGCAACGCGTGACAGGAAGGATGAGGCTGCTCAGAAAGGCATTGTGAAGCAGAAAAAGTCAGATCTGTTTAACCTTCCAGAAATCAAGGCTATCGGTGGGTGGAACGATAAGTTTGATCTTCTTATTAAAGAAAATGAGCTGCTGTTCAAAGCTGATCTTATCAAAGAAAAGATAACAGCAGCCTATCAGGAAGATCATGAATGGAAAATGGCTAAACAGATTATTGAGATCATTGATCTATGCAATGAGACAAAGAATGAACATTTCATTTGGTTTGCTAATCTTCTTTCCAATCATTTTGAAGGTATCATAGCTCATGCAACAATCAAAATCACAAGTTCTAAAATTGAAGGAATTAACAACCGCATTAAGACAATACGTCGAATGGGTTATGGCTATCCTGATGATGAATATTTCTTCTTGAAAATCATTGATATGAGTCGAAGAAATCCGCTATAG
- a CDS encoding AAA family ATPase — MIEPKYYHARVIILIDEYDVPLKAAYEASRDHHNTYYQNMTSFLRSVLLSALKDNEYLERAVFTGCLRIAKESIFTGMNNFHVYSLMDPVSAVDFGFTQEEMDETLRYYHLEKDSPLIKEWYDGYSFGGVDIYNPWSTFQYLFNVLYGGVHQP; from the coding sequence GTGATTGAGCCCAAATATTACCACGCTCGTGTGATCATTTTAATTGATGAGTATGATGTACCACTCAAAGCTGCATATGAAGCTAGCAGAGATCATCATAATACATATTATCAGAATATGACATCTTTTCTAAGAAGCGTTCTGCTTAGTGCCCTAAAGGATAATGAATATTTAGAACGGGCCGTCTTCACAGGCTGCTTAAGGATTGCCAAGGAAAGTATTTTTACTGGTATGAATAACTTTCATGTATACTCCTTAATGGATCCCGTTTCAGCAGTAGATTTTGGTTTTACCCAAGAAGAAATGGATGAGACCTTACGATATTATCATTTAGAAAAGGATTCTCCATTAATTAAAGAATGGTATGATGGCTACAGCTTTGGTGGGGTGGATATTTATAATCCATGGAGTACCTTTCAATATCTTTTTAACGTTCTTTATGGTGGTGTTCATCAGCCATAA
- the adhE gene encoding bifunctional acetaldehyde-CoA/alcohol dehydrogenase, with the protein MAEKKENVEVKEWQTEEQIDACIDTMVKKALVALDKFEQMDQEQIDYIVAKMSVAGLDHHGKLAELAVNETGRGVFEDKAVKNLFACEYVTNNMRHTKTVGIIREDELTGITEIAEPVGVICGIVPVTNPTSTAIFKSLISMKTRNPIIFSFHPGAHDSSVAAAKVMYDAAVAAGAPKDCIQWLPMKPANVAAGSLLMHATNALMNHPGVATILATGGNAMVKAAYSCGKPALGVGAGNVPAYVEKSCKLKMAANDVYLSKTFDNGMICASEQNVIVDKEIYDEFKAELGRYHVYYANAEEKKKLEKFMFGYEAYSDGVENAKLNGVVAGKNATWIAQQSGFEVPADTQMIVVECNEIGPNEPMTREKLSPVLAMERAESTEDGISKAEASVEFNGLGHSAAIHTTNHDITVEFGKRVKAIRIIENAPSTFGGIGSVYNAFLPSLTLGCGSYGHNSVSNNVSTANLLNIKRIGRRNNNMQWVKLPPKIYFERNSIRYLRDMRVMNKAMIITDRSMYNLGYVGKIEDVIRRRRNKVDLELFLDVQSDPTLEVVQAGVELMRSFAPDTIIALGGGSSMDAAKVMWLMYEHPEVNFDDIKQKFMDIRKRAIKFPELGKKAKLVAIPTTSGTGAEVTPFAIITDTRNNVKYALTDYSLTPTIAINDPEFTMSVPATIAADTGIDVLTHAMEAYVSILASDYTDGWAKQAVKLVFENLEKSVLTGDPEARIKMHNAATIAGMAFANAFLGMNHSMAHKIGGEWHVPHGRANGILLPFVIRYNGTVPTKLNVWPKIENYKADHKYRELAELIGLKPQSDAEGVEMFAEAVEQLWVKVGGATNIKSQGIDRDAWMESVHRMAMNAYEDQCTPANPRMPIVKDMEEILTKIYDYETPYKDLYPEFAKERDARNAARQAKKK; encoded by the coding sequence ATGGCTGAAAAAAAAGAAAACGTAGAAGTCAAAGAATGGCAAACCGAAGAACAAATTGATGCTTGCATTGATACAATGGTTAAAAAAGCATTAGTGGCTTTGGACAAGTTTGAACAGATGGATCAGGAACAGATCGACTACATCGTTGCAAAGATGTCAGTAGCTGGCCTTGATCACCATGGTAAATTAGCAGAATTAGCTGTTAATGAAACGGGCCGTGGGGTCTTTGAAGACAAAGCTGTTAAAAACTTATTCGCCTGCGAATATGTAACTAACAACATGAGACATACCAAAACTGTTGGTATCATCCGTGAAGATGAATTAACTGGAATTACTGAAATCGCTGAACCAGTTGGTGTTATCTGCGGGATCGTTCCTGTCACTAACCCAACTTCAACAGCAATCTTCAAGTCTTTAATCTCTATGAAGACAAGAAACCCAATTATCTTCTCATTCCATCCAGGTGCACATGATTCATCTGTCGCAGCTGCGAAGGTTATGTATGATGCAGCAGTAGCGGCTGGGGCACCTAAAGACTGTATCCAGTGGTTACCAATGAAACCAGCTAACGTTGCGGCTGGCTCATTATTAATGCATGCCACAAACGCATTAATGAATCATCCAGGTGTTGCTACAATCTTAGCAACTGGTGGTAATGCGATGGTTAAGGCTGCATACTCATGTGGTAAACCTGCATTAGGTGTAGGGGCTGGTAACGTTCCTGCATATGTAGAAAAATCTTGTAAATTAAAAATGGCTGCCAATGATGTTTATTTATCAAAGACATTCGATAACGGGATGATCTGTGCATCTGAACAGAACGTTATCGTTGATAAAGAAATCTATGATGAATTCAAAGCAGAATTAGGCAGATATCATGTATACTATGCAAACGCTGAAGAAAAGAAGAAACTTGAAAAATTCATGTTCGGTTATGAAGCTTACAGCGATGGCGTAGAAAATGCGAAATTAAATGGTGTTGTAGCTGGTAAAAATGCGACTTGGATCGCTCAGCAGTCTGGTTTCGAAGTCCCAGCAGACACGCAGATGATTGTTGTAGAATGTAATGAAATTGGTCCTAACGAACCAATGACAAGAGAAAAATTATCTCCAGTTTTAGCCATGGAACGTGCTGAAAGTACTGAAGATGGTATTAGCAAAGCGGAAGCTTCTGTAGAATTCAATGGTTTAGGCCATTCCGCTGCGATCCATACAACAAACCATGATATTACTGTAGAATTTGGTAAACGTGTAAAAGCGATCCGTATTATTGAAAATGCCCCATCTACATTTGGTGGTATCGGTTCAGTATACAATGCCTTCTTACCTTCATTAACACTTGGCTGTGGTTCTTATGGTCACAACTCAGTTTCAAATAACGTAAGTACGGCTAACTTATTAAATATTAAGAGAATTGGGAGACGTAATAACAATATGCAGTGGGTTAAACTTCCTCCAAAGATCTACTTTGAACGTAATTCAATTAGATACTTAAGAGATATGAGAGTAATGAACAAAGCCATGATTATCACTGACCGTTCAATGTATAACCTTGGCTATGTAGGCAAGATCGAAGACGTTATTCGTCGTAGAAGAAATAAAGTTGACTTAGAATTATTCTTAGATGTACAGTCTGACCCAACTCTTGAAGTTGTTCAGGCCGGTGTTGAATTAATGAGAAGCTTCGCTCCTGATACAATCATCGCTTTAGGTGGTGGTAGCTCAATGGATGCAGCTAAAGTTATGTGGTTAATGTATGAACACCCAGAAGTTAACTTCGATGATATCAAACAGAAATTCATGGATATCCGTAAGAGAGCTATTAAGTTCCCTGAACTTGGTAAGAAAGCTAAGTTAGTAGCGATCCCAACAACTTCAGGTACTGGTGCTGAAGTGACACCATTCGCAATCATTACAGATACAAGAAACAACGTTAAGTATGCCTTAACTGACTACTCATTAACACCAACAATCGCAATCAACGATCCAGAATTTACAATGTCTGTACCAGCAACAATCGCTGCTGACACTGGTATCGATGTCTTAACACATGCGATGGAAGCTTATGTTTCAATCTTAGCTTCAGACTATACTGATGGCTGGGCTAAACAGGCTGTTAAGTTAGTATTCGAAAACTTAGAAAAATCAGTCTTAACTGGTGATCCAGAAGCCAGAATTAAGATGCACAATGCGGCTACCATCGCTGGTATGGCATTCGCTAATGCCTTCTTAGGTATGAACCACTCTATGGCTCATAAGATCGGTGGCGAATGGCATGTACCTCATGGACGTGCTAACGGTATCTTATTACCATTCGTAATCAGATATAATGGTACAGTTCCAACTAAGTTAAATGTATGGCCAAAGATCGAAAATTACAAAGCTGACCATAAATATCGTGAATTAGCAGAATTAATCGGCTTAAAACCTCAGAGTGATGCAGAAGGTGTAGAAATGTTCGCTGAAGCTGTAGAACAGTTATGGGTTAAAGTCGGTGGTGCGACTAACATTAAATCACAGGGTATCGACCGTGATGCTTGGATGGAATCAGTCCACAGAATGGCTATGAACGCTTATGAAGATCAGTGTACACCTGCTAACCCAAGAATGCCTATCGTTAAAGATATGGAAGAAATCTTAACTAAGATTTACGATTACGAAACACCTTACAAGGATTTATATCCTGAATTCGCTAAGGAAAGAGATGCAAGAAACGCAGCTCGTCAGGCAAAAAAGAAATAA
- the iscB gene encoding RNA-guided endonuclease IscB, translated as MSVCVVAPDKKPLMPTSEYRARKLLKSGKAVIFKYKPFTIMLTRIVSENMQPIEYCCDTGYKHIGVSIKSEKHEYFDCQFDMLQDEKKRHDDCRKMRRARRNRRRYRKPRFDNRTASKKEGWLAPSLRNIRDQHIRIFERFLEVMPIVSATFEMGSFDVHAMHEFEATGTVLKGDDYQKGPRYGMNTLRKAVFYRDNYTCQVCGETADEGAILRVHHIDFETGDHTNRMSNLLTVCTKCHTSANHKPGGKLYDLKPRTKPFNGAAFMNAVRWQMFRTLKSTHPDLEWHMTYGAATQEARRVLHLEKSHANDAYAMGEFHPRRRTPFMHFQKLRRNNRILEKFFDAKYVDARDGKTKKGAELSCGSESRHSEKNLRVFRERKVSKGRRVIRRSHYTLRPGDTVVIGGEKHRAKGVHNKGTYVVTDAKKSVPVKKVEKIIHAGGYMPVK; from the coding sequence ATGAGCGTATGCGTTGTAGCACCGGATAAAAAGCCGCTGATGCCGACAAGCGAGTACCGTGCAAGAAAGCTGCTGAAAAGCGGTAAGGCTGTTATCTTTAAGTATAAGCCGTTCACGATCATGCTTACAAGAATCGTAAGCGAGAATATGCAGCCGATCGAGTACTGCTGCGATACGGGATACAAACATATTGGTGTATCCATCAAATCAGAAAAACACGAGTATTTTGACTGCCAATTTGACATGCTTCAGGATGAGAAGAAGCGGCACGATGACTGTCGGAAAATGCGCCGCGCAAGAAGAAACAGGCGTCGCTACAGAAAGCCCCGTTTTGATAATCGGACAGCTTCCAAAAAGGAAGGATGGCTGGCGCCGTCGCTGAGAAACATCCGTGATCAGCATATCCGTATTTTTGAGCGGTTCCTTGAGGTCATGCCGATAGTCTCAGCCACGTTTGAAATGGGCTCGTTTGACGTCCACGCCATGCATGAGTTTGAGGCAACAGGCACCGTGCTTAAAGGCGATGATTATCAGAAGGGGCCGCGATACGGCATGAACACGTTGAGAAAAGCCGTTTTCTATCGTGACAATTACACATGCCAGGTGTGCGGGGAAACCGCGGATGAAGGCGCTATTCTGAGAGTGCATCATATCGACTTCGAAACAGGCGATCATACGAACCGCATGAGCAATCTGCTGACTGTCTGCACAAAATGCCATACTTCGGCAAACCACAAGCCGGGCGGAAAGCTGTACGACCTGAAGCCTAGGACGAAGCCGTTTAACGGCGCAGCCTTCATGAACGCTGTCAGATGGCAGATGTTCAGAACGCTGAAAAGCACCCACCCTGATTTAGAATGGCACATGACATATGGCGCTGCTACGCAGGAGGCAAGAAGAGTCCTACACCTTGAAAAGTCGCATGCCAATGACGCCTACGCCATGGGAGAATTCCATCCAAGACGCAGGACGCCTTTTATGCATTTTCAGAAGCTGAGACGGAATAACCGCATCCTTGAAAAATTCTTTGATGCAAAATACGTTGATGCGCGAGACGGCAAGACAAAGAAAGGTGCAGAGCTGTCATGCGGAAGCGAGTCAAGACACTCCGAGAAGAACCTTCGCGTATTCAGAGAGCGGAAAGTTTCGAAAGGCAGACGCGTGATCAGAAGAAGCCACTATACACTGCGTCCTGGCGATACTGTTGTTATTGGCGGAGAGAAGCATAGGGCAAAGGGCGTTCATAACAAAGGCACATATGTTGTGACAGACGCCAAGAAGTCAGTGCCTGTTAAGAAAGTAGAGAAGATTATTCATGCAGGTGGGTATATGCCTGTTAAATAG
- the tpiA gene encoding triose-phosphate isomerase, protein MARKPIVVGNWKMNKTIAETKAFVAAVDDKLNDKADWGIATPYLDLPAAKEAKHLIVAAEDMHFKDSGAYTGAVSAAMLKEIGVDWTILGHSERRQYFGETDETVNLKMLQALKNGINPIVCVGESEAQYDAGETHDVVKTQVVAAYKDVAKEDVEKTVIAYEPIWAIGTGKTATNEIAQDVCGYIRSVVAELYGQETADKVRIQYGGSVKPNTIKELLAQPDIDGALVGGASLKEDSYLAMVAALDD, encoded by the coding sequence ATGGCTAGAAAACCAATCGTAGTTGGAAACTGGAAAATGAACAAAACTATCGCTGAAACAAAAGCATTCGTAGCAGCGGTAGATGATAAATTAAATGATAAGGCTGACTGGGGAATCGCAACTCCTTACTTAGACTTACCTGCAGCTAAAGAAGCAAAACATTTAATTGTTGCAGCTGAAGATATGCACTTCAAAGATAGCGGTGCATACACTGGTGCTGTATCAGCTGCTATGTTAAAGGAAATCGGTGTTGACTGGACAATCTTAGGTCACTCTGAAAGAAGACAGTATTTCGGTGAAACTGATGAAACTGTTAACTTAAAAATGTTACAGGCTTTAAAGAATGGCATCAACCCAATCGTTTGTGTTGGTGAATCTGAAGCTCAGTATGATGCTGGCGAAACACATGATGTTGTAAAGACTCAGGTTGTCGCTGCATACAAAGACGTCGCAAAAGAAGACGTTGAAAAGACTGTTATTGCTTACGAACCAATCTGGGCAATCGGTACTGGTAAAACAGCTACTAACGAAATCGCTCAGGATGTTTGCGGCTATATCAGAAGCGTAGTTGCTGAATTATATGGTCAGGAAACAGCTGATAAAGTAAGAATTCAGTATGGTGGATCAGTAAAACCTAATACGATCAAAGAATTACTTGCTCAGCCTGATATCGATGGCGCTTTAGTTGGTGGAGCTTCATTAAAAGAAGATTCTTACTTAGCTATGGTTGCTGCTTTAGATGACTAA
- a CDS encoding PD-(D/E)XK nuclease domain-containing protein, producing the protein MKDDFEQLMQGNSIKKRIKENLTCQDMDDRESIYSFLLYTGYLKAVQVSENQTFLLTIPNKEVKQVYEDCFYDCFKPLYKKTGEEFFQALLEENVMKAIELLNNILIESMSYYDAKESFYHGFLAGLLHNDRYELQPNHEAGRGRFDLALIPRLPFGTGIIIECKYSRKESDRFTMCDSACAQIVSKEYVKAFTKGYNMLAYGIAFAKKKAYIKEVHHDLE; encoded by the coding sequence ATGAAAGATGATTTTGAACAATTGATGCAAGGAAATTCTATTAAAAAGAGAATTAAGGAAAATTTGACGTGTCAAGATATGGATGATAGAGAATCTATTTATTCATTTCTGCTTTATACGGGCTATCTTAAAGCTGTGCAAGTTTCGGAAAATCAAACCTTTTTACTAACGATCCCAAATAAAGAAGTGAAGCAGGTTTATGAAGATTGTTTCTATGATTGCTTTAAACCACTTTATAAAAAGACCGGCGAGGAGTTCTTTCAGGCATTATTAGAAGAAAATGTCATGAAGGCAATAGAACTGCTTAATAATATTTTAATAGAATCAATGAGTTATTATGATGCTAAAGAAAGCTTTTATCATGGCTTTTTAGCTGGCTTACTTCACAATGATCGTTATGAATTACAGCCAAATCATGAAGCTGGGAGAGGACGCTTCGATTTAGCCTTGATTCCTCGTCTTCCTTTTGGAACAGGAATCATTATTGAATGTAAGTACTCAAGAAAAGAAAGTGATCGTTTTACTATGTGTGATTCAGCATGTGCACAAATTGTAAGCAAAGAATATGTAAAGGCTTTTACAAAGGGGTATAATATGCTTGCCTATGGAATTGCATTTGCAAAGAAAAAGGCTTACATTAAGGAAGTGCATCATGATTTAGAATGA
- a CDS encoding EAL domain-containing protein — protein MTNKNKFSGCYVINDTFDVVNFNDVAKETYPSLIKGKKCYKCLMDSEAPCDVCPIVNEVKGPKVYFDPIRHIYETVDAINLPLSDGSIGHALIFSTTGEREAVSRQLPTTEKELRALLNQHKYDKLTEHLSREGFIEEADALFHRQTPSDYAVAVFDIYNFKAINDIFGIDGGDQLLRFVLEKIDDSFLAPEISARLESDWFVFLIRRDHFRWEDLDDLLKIKYVYHGRTIHLQLRCGIYFVEAPSTSASQMVEWAITAKQNVDRDSRHQYTFYEPQMSFDQISEAQMLIDFKKSIKEHHFKVYYQPIISLHTGKIHAAEALVRWQHPEMGFISPEAFINLFEKNGLITELDHYVLEQVYAFQKKRLDVHQLVVPVSVNLSWQDFYYDHLMDQIMTLTKNNDLPEGLINFEVVETSMAALEQNANYLLEQIKETGARLLLDDFGTGYSSFSILGNYPFDVIKIDRSFIIQIETDQKMRSIVASIIQMAHSVNMKTVAEGVETEQQLHFLQQEGCDYIQGYYFSKPLSEKDYFDFLDADLSWPLTWESRAFNSDQELACMQDLLDHSDLFVLVTDPEDYTMVYANTATRQLSLHPKSPYKGRKCYDYMFGFQAPCSRCPMHKMSHEKVKEMEVDDGKCIFQMTYRYTTWAGRRVFIENGRDVTDTKNAERRYTNRVKDILANIPDGQGVFHVDLTTDTWMSSDGHAQNARDMQNMANVDALIHQIASFVPEPAGQEKFFATFCRQALLEAYASQRYQVLLETNSYYDDGKVRWSRIIANLIENPCNEHIECIIYGIDISDEKIRLEELRLKEKQTRLEEEVNEVKELYNQADHDRRVDFLTGLYNRLDLFETMKKSLSGAFPTITAMYMLDIDNFKQINDTYGHSVGDLCLKQLGSFLITFGETHHMSFYRYGGEEFLGVGLSESDPQELSHELLEEIRMIAIPLSSHKCIYMTVSIGYTTNNSRYEKMIDLADQAMYLAKKQGKNRVVGH, from the coding sequence ATGACGAATAAAAATAAATTTTCTGGGTGTTATGTGATCAATGATACATTTGATGTCGTCAATTTTAATGATGTCGCTAAAGAGACTTATCCTTCGCTTATAAAAGGGAAGAAATGTTACAAATGTTTAATGGATAGTGAGGCACCATGTGATGTCTGTCCGATTGTCAATGAGGTGAAAGGTCCCAAAGTCTACTTTGATCCGATTCGCCATATTTATGAGACGGTGGATGCCATCAATCTGCCACTATCTGATGGCAGCATTGGTCATGCTTTGATCTTTAGTACTACCGGGGAGCGTGAAGCCGTTTCACGGCAGCTGCCAACAACAGAAAAAGAACTGCGGGCTTTGTTAAATCAGCATAAATATGACAAACTGACAGAGCATTTATCACGTGAAGGTTTCATTGAAGAAGCGGATGCTTTATTTCACCGGCAGACGCCATCGGATTATGCGGTGGCAGTCTTTGATATTTACAATTTTAAAGCCATCAATGATATCTTTGGCATCGATGGCGGTGATCAGCTTTTACGCTTTGTCCTGGAAAAAATCGATGACAGCTTCTTAGCACCAGAGATCAGTGCACGTCTGGAATCCGACTGGTTTGTTTTTCTCATCAGACGCGATCACTTCAGATGGGAAGACTTAGATGATCTTCTAAAAATAAAATATGTGTATCACGGTCGCACGATCCACCTGCAGTTACGCTGTGGAATTTACTTTGTCGAAGCGCCTTCGACAAGTGCATCGCAGATGGTGGAATGGGCGATTACCGCTAAGCAGAATGTTGATCGCGATAGCCGGCATCAGTATACATTTTATGAGCCTCAGATGAGCTTTGATCAAATCAGCGAAGCGCAGATGCTGATCGATTTTAAAAAAAGCATCAAAGAGCATCATTTTAAAGTATACTATCAGCCCATTATTTCATTGCATACTGGAAAGATCCATGCGGCAGAAGCACTGGTCCGCTGGCAGCATCCGGAAATGGGATTCATTTCTCCTGAAGCGTTCATTAATCTTTTTGAAAAAAATGGTCTGATTACGGAACTAGATCATTATGTTTTAGAACAGGTTTATGCGTTTCAGAAAAAGCGGCTGGATGTCCATCAGTTAGTCGTTCCTGTTTCAGTGAATTTATCATGGCAGGATTTCTATTATGATCATCTGATGGATCAGATCATGACGCTGACAAAAAATAACGATTTGCCTGAAGGGCTCATTAATTTTGAAGTCGTAGAAACATCTATGGCTGCCCTTGAACAAAATGCGAATTATTTACTGGAACAGATCAAAGAAACCGGGGCGAGACTGCTCCTGGATGATTTTGGGACGGGTTATTCTTCTTTTAGTATTCTTGGCAATTATCCTTTTGATGTGATCAAGATCGATCGCAGTTTTATCATTCAGATCGAGACGGATCAGAAAATGCGTTCGATTGTTGCATCGATCATTCAAATGGCCCATAGTGTCAATATGAAGACGGTGGCCGAAGGGGTTGAAACAGAGCAACAGCTTCATTTCCTTCAGCAGGAAGGCTGTGATTATATCCAGGGTTATTATTTTTCTAAGCCTTTATCAGAAAAGGACTATTTTGATTTCTTAGATGCTGATCTGTCATGGCCTTTAACATGGGAAAGCAGAGCGTTTAATAGTGATCAGGAATTAGCCTGTATGCAGGATCTGCTAGATCATTCGGATTTATTTGTTTTGGTTACTGATCCTGAAGATTATACGATGGTTTACGCCAATACGGCGACACGCCAGCTATCACTCCACCCTAAAAGTCCTTACAAAGGGAGAAAGTGCTATGACTATATGTTTGGCTTTCAGGCACCCTGCAGCCGCTGTCCAATGCATAAAATGAGCCATGAGAAGGTCAAAGAGATGGAAGTGGATGACGGGAAATGTATTTTTCAGATGACTTACCGTTATACTACTTGGGCAGGGCGGCGTGTGTTTATCGAAAACGGCCGTGATGTCACCGATACAAAAAATGCGGAGCGTCGCTATACCAATCGTGTCAAAGACATTTTAGCGAACATTCCTGATGGGCAGGGCGTTTTCCATGTTGATTTGACGACTGATACATGGATGAGTTCTGATGGCCATGCCCAGAATGCCAGAGATATGCAGAATATGGCCAATGTCGATGCACTGATTCATCAGATTGCCTCCTTTGTGCCAGAGCCGGCGGGTCAGGAAAAATTCTTTGCAACTTTCTGCCGCCAGGCCCTTTTGGAGGCTTATGCCTCTCAGCGTTATCAGGTGCTTTTAGAAACAAATTCTTATTATGATGATGGTAAAGTCAGATGGTCACGCATTATTGCCAATCTGATTGAAAATCCATGTAATGAGCATATTGAATGTATTATTTATGGCATCGATATTTCAGATGAAAAAATACGCCTTGAAGAGCTGCGGTTAAAAGAAAAGCAGACTAGGCTTGAAGAAGAGGTTAATGAAGTCAAAGAACTTTATAACCAGGCGGATCATGATCGCCGTGTGGACTTTCTGACCGGTCTTTATAATCGCTTAGATCTTTTTGAAACAATGAAGAAGTCGCTATCGGGGGCTTTTCCGACCATTACAGCCATGTATATGCTTGATATCGATAACTTCAAGCAGATCAATGATACCTATGGCCATAGCGTTGGCGATCTGTGCTTAAAACAGCTTGGTTCCTTTCTCATTACGTTTGGTGAAACCCATCATATGAGTTTTTATCGCTACGGCGGTGAGGAATTTTTAGGAGTGGGGCTGAGTGAGAGTGATCCTCAGGAGCTCTCTCACGAGCTGTTAGAAGAGATCCGTATGATCGCCATTCCACTGTCTTCTCATAAGTGCATTTATATGACGGTTTCTATTGGCTATACCACCAATAATAGCCGTTATGAGAAAATGATTGATCTGGCTGATCAGGCCATGTATCTGGCCAAAAAGCAGGGGAAGAACCGCGTTGTTGGACACTAA